A section of the Carya illinoinensis cultivar Pawnee chromosome 12, C.illinoinensisPawnee_v1, whole genome shotgun sequence genome encodes:
- the LOC122289804 gene encoding plant UBX domain-containing protein 8-like isoform X2, which yields MHTTYVAAPQDDFMDIDQVEPRAPPLSLDRNANPFSPLGPNFSGSFLESSSDFTNSTPFVTHPKEVREVPLDVKDSNQPSGQSGQAPIIGDVSESVHAHGSDPHGSVSIDEGVDQNISAAATAQATLHDGEDHILGDGSHDRNIRPNASGFERLPDDSDDIEEEMILAAIEASKREVEGAHNDLADLEPQQRQSHSDDAELAHAVSLSLKTAEQERALHERGESAGASNVGDSEPAEGEPGKLAASNVRLEPRNSSIQEEAEDVEEQPLARHRSQHMPSGSVDSANDVLVVEDSSPSSPGWHGMGNHPQNNGNAFQSDEWGGISSVEHDEAVMLEAAMFGGIPEGPGYRSAYAPHHFMQAGGHYPQWPQRPPSPSLTAQRMIREQQDDEYHASLLADKEKELKALEEAEAHRLEEEAAREKAREEDRQKEEESRRKLEEEQELERQLAAKEASLPEEPGSDDENAVTLLVRMPDGIRRGRRFLKSDKLQFLFDFIDIGRGVKPGTYRLVRPYPKRAFSDEESALTLNELGLTSKQEALYLESI from the exons ATGCACACAACCTATGTTGCTGCTCCACAAGATGATTTCATGGATATTGATCAAGTGGAACCCCGAGCACCTCCTTTATCACTTGATAGAAATGCGAATCCATTTTCTCCTCTTGGTCCAAACTTTAGTGGAAGTTTTTTGGAGAGTAGTTCTGATTTTACAAACTCCACACCCTTTGTGACACATCCAAAAGAAGTTAGGGAAGTTCCCCTAGATGTAAAGGATAGCAATCAGCCATCTGGTCAGTCTGGCCAAGCTCCTATTATTGGGGATGTCTCTGAATCTGTGCATGCACATGGCTCGGACCCTCATGGGAGTGTTTCAATTGATGAAGGTGTTGATCAGAACATTTCAGCTGCTGCAACTGCTCAGGCTACACTGCATGATGGAGAAGATCATATTTTGGGTGATGGTTCTCACGACAGGAACATTAGACCCAATGCTTCTGGATTTGAGAGGTTGCCAGATGATAGCGATGACATAGAAGAAGAAATGATTCTAGCTGCTATTGAGGCTTCAAAGCGGGAGGTTGAGGGTGCACACAAT GACTTAGCTGACCTGGAGCCTCAGCAAAGGCAATCTCACTCGGATGATGCTGAACTTGCACATGCAGTTTCATTGTCCCTGAAG acgGCAGAGCAAGAGAGAGCATTGCATGAGCGAGGGGAAAGTGCTGGAGCATCAAATGTTGGAGATTCTGAGCCAGCTGAGGGGGAGCCAGGAAAGTTAGCTGCATCAAATGTGAG GTTGGAGCCTAGAAACTCATCCATCCAAGAGGAAGCTGAAGATGTGGAGGAGCAGCCTCTTGCCAGGCATAGGTCCCAACATATGCCTTCTGGCTCTGTTGACTCTGCCAATGATGTTTTAGTAGTTGAGGATAGCTCACCATCAAGTCCTGGATGGCATGGTATGGGTAATCATCCACAGAACAACGGAAATGCCTTCCAATCTGATGAG TGGGGAGGGATTTCTTCTGTGGAGCACGATGAAGCAGTCATGCTGGAGGCTGCAATGTTTGGTGGAATTCCTGAAGGGCCTGGATATCGTTCTGCCTATGCACCTCATCATTTCATGCAAGCCGGGGGTCATTATCCCCAGTGGCCACAACGCCCTCCATCACCCTCACTGACCGCACAGCGCATGATTCGGGAACAACAG GATGATGAATATCACGCGTCTTTGCTGGCtgacaaagaaaaagaattaaaggcCCTGGAGGAAGCCGAAGCTCATCGCTTAGAAGAGGAAGCTGCTAGAGAAAAAGCTCGTGAAGAAGACAGACAAAAAGAGGAAGAATCTCGCAGGAAATTGGAGGAAGAACAG GAATTGGAGAGACAACTGGCTGCAAAAGAAGCTTCTCTTCCAGAGGAACCAGGATCGGATGATGAAAATGCTGTAACCCTTCTGGTACGGATGCCGGATGGTATACGCCGTGGGCGCCGATTTCTTAAGTCTGACAAGCTACAG TTTCTTTTTGACTTCATAGATATTGGTAGAGGGGTCAAACCTGGCACTTACAGATTG GTGAGGCCATACCCTAAGCGGGCTTTCAGTGATGAGGAGAGTGCTTTGACACTGAATGAACTCGGGCTGACCAGCAAACAAGAGGCTCTGTATCTGGAGTCGATTTAG
- the LOC122289804 gene encoding plant UBX domain-containing protein 8-like isoform X1: MARPNQEAIDTFMSITGASEVIAAQKLEECGGDLNEAVNAHFSEGDRNTSANMHTTYVAAPQDDFMDIDQVEPRAPPLSLDRNANPFSPLGPNFSGSFLESSSDFTNSTPFVTHPKEVREVPLDVKDSNQPSGQSGQAPIIGDVSESVHAHGSDPHGSVSIDEGVDQNISAAATAQATLHDGEDHILGDGSHDRNIRPNASGFERLPDDSDDIEEEMILAAIEASKREVEGAHNDLADLEPQQRQSHSDDAELAHAVSLSLKTAEQERALHERGESAGASNVGDSEPAEGEPGKLAASNVRLEPRNSSIQEEAEDVEEQPLARHRSQHMPSGSVDSANDVLVVEDSSPSSPGWHGMGNHPQNNGNAFQSDEWGGISSVEHDEAVMLEAAMFGGIPEGPGYRSAYAPHHFMQAGGHYPQWPQRPPSPSLTAQRMIREQQDDEYHASLLADKEKELKALEEAEAHRLEEEAAREKAREEDRQKEEESRRKLEEEQELERQLAAKEASLPEEPGSDDENAVTLLVRMPDGIRRGRRFLKSDKLQFLFDFIDIGRGVKPGTYRLVRPYPKRAFSDEESALTLNELGLTSKQEALYLESI; this comes from the exons ATGGCGAGACCTAATCAAGAAGCCATCGATACCTTTATGAGCATCACCGGCGCATCCGAAGTCATCGCCGCTCAAAAACTCGAG GAGTGTGGCGGGGATCTAAATGAAGCTGTGAATGCACATTTTAGTGAAGGAGATAGAAACACATCTGCAAA CATGCACACAACCTATGTTGCTGCTCCACAAGATGATTTCATGGATATTGATCAAGTGGAACCCCGAGCACCTCCTTTATCACTTGATAGAAATGCGAATCCATTTTCTCCTCTTGGTCCAAACTTTAGTGGAAGTTTTTTGGAGAGTAGTTCTGATTTTACAAACTCCACACCCTTTGTGACACATCCAAAAGAAGTTAGGGAAGTTCCCCTAGATGTAAAGGATAGCAATCAGCCATCTGGTCAGTCTGGCCAAGCTCCTATTATTGGGGATGTCTCTGAATCTGTGCATGCACATGGCTCGGACCCTCATGGGAGTGTTTCAATTGATGAAGGTGTTGATCAGAACATTTCAGCTGCTGCAACTGCTCAGGCTACACTGCATGATGGAGAAGATCATATTTTGGGTGATGGTTCTCACGACAGGAACATTAGACCCAATGCTTCTGGATTTGAGAGGTTGCCAGATGATAGCGATGACATAGAAGAAGAAATGATTCTAGCTGCTATTGAGGCTTCAAAGCGGGAGGTTGAGGGTGCACACAAT GACTTAGCTGACCTGGAGCCTCAGCAAAGGCAATCTCACTCGGATGATGCTGAACTTGCACATGCAGTTTCATTGTCCCTGAAG acgGCAGAGCAAGAGAGAGCATTGCATGAGCGAGGGGAAAGTGCTGGAGCATCAAATGTTGGAGATTCTGAGCCAGCTGAGGGGGAGCCAGGAAAGTTAGCTGCATCAAATGTGAG GTTGGAGCCTAGAAACTCATCCATCCAAGAGGAAGCTGAAGATGTGGAGGAGCAGCCTCTTGCCAGGCATAGGTCCCAACATATGCCTTCTGGCTCTGTTGACTCTGCCAATGATGTTTTAGTAGTTGAGGATAGCTCACCATCAAGTCCTGGATGGCATGGTATGGGTAATCATCCACAGAACAACGGAAATGCCTTCCAATCTGATGAG TGGGGAGGGATTTCTTCTGTGGAGCACGATGAAGCAGTCATGCTGGAGGCTGCAATGTTTGGTGGAATTCCTGAAGGGCCTGGATATCGTTCTGCCTATGCACCTCATCATTTCATGCAAGCCGGGGGTCATTATCCCCAGTGGCCACAACGCCCTCCATCACCCTCACTGACCGCACAGCGCATGATTCGGGAACAACAG GATGATGAATATCACGCGTCTTTGCTGGCtgacaaagaaaaagaattaaaggcCCTGGAGGAAGCCGAAGCTCATCGCTTAGAAGAGGAAGCTGCTAGAGAAAAAGCTCGTGAAGAAGACAGACAAAAAGAGGAAGAATCTCGCAGGAAATTGGAGGAAGAACAG GAATTGGAGAGACAACTGGCTGCAAAAGAAGCTTCTCTTCCAGAGGAACCAGGATCGGATGATGAAAATGCTGTAACCCTTCTGGTACGGATGCCGGATGGTATACGCCGTGGGCGCCGATTTCTTAAGTCTGACAAGCTACAG TTTCTTTTTGACTTCATAGATATTGGTAGAGGGGTCAAACCTGGCACTTACAGATTG GTGAGGCCATACCCTAAGCGGGCTTTCAGTGATGAGGAGAGTGCTTTGACACTGAATGAACTCGGGCTGACCAGCAAACAAGAGGCTCTGTATCTGGAGTCGATTTAG
- the LOC122289803 gene encoding scarecrow-like protein 28 isoform X2, protein MLAGCSSSTLLSPRHRLREAPAQLQACHFQLPSMSTQRLDLPCSFSRKDTSRSQPIRPVGLSVEKPIESKTSSCSLKQSVRIPPLATSTQKTSAQTTFIEAKREIKGEFWEQGKSLKRLAEQGSVDDSCISKAKRKKGGGDNGKSDDILGSGRDSLSLGQLGAGNFWFQPSIEASRSVPGITGLNPPRVPFSLTTSSGDDERNCYVPGEVISPPLPLSNNPWVESVVTEITDLGEKDGETSYRLVKEASGSSTSSDSQSLGHRLNENVSEQEVGNGSRNPYSHEDNEVEGREEDNQGEHQGFELVSLLTACVQAIGFRNIAVINHFIAKLGEIASPKGSPISRLSAYYTEALAIRVTRLWPHIFHITTPRELDRADEDSSTALRLLNQVSPIPKFLHFTSNEILLRAFEGKDRVHIIDFDIKQGLQWPSLFQSLASRTNPPSHVRITGIGESKQELNETGDRLAGFAEALNLPFEFHPVVDRLEDVRLWMLHVKEQECVAVNCIFQMHKTLYDGNGGALRDFLGLIRSTNPKVVIMAEQEAEHNDPSSVRLKIEEMFAREIKNIIACEGRDRLERHESFERWRKLIEQGGFRCMGINEREMLQSQLLLKMYSCENFSVKKQGQDGAALTLSWLDQPLYTISAWAPLDVVVGSSSSYSQPS, encoded by the exons ATGTTGGCTGGGTGTTCTAGTTCTACATTGCTGTCACCAAGACATAGATTGAGAGAAGCACCTGCACAGTTGCAAGCCTGCCATTTCCAGCTGCCTTCAATGAGCACACAGAGATTGGACTTACCATGTAGTTTCTCCCGCAAAGACACCTCGCGCTCGCAGCCCATTAGGCCAGTTGGCCTTTCGGTGGAGAAGCCAATTGAATCGAAGACTAGCAGCTGTTCTCTTAAGCAGAGTGTCCGAATTCCACCTTTAGCGACAAGCACTCAGAAGACGAGTGCTCAGACGACATTTATCGAAGCAAAGAGAGAGATCAAAGGAGAGTTTTGGGAGCAAGGAAAGAGCTTGAAGAGGTTGGCGGAGCAGGGCTCTGTTGATGATTCATGCATTAGTAAAGCCAAGAGGAAAAAGGGCGGCGGTGATAATGGCAAATCCGATGACATTCTGGGAAGTGGACGTGATAGTTTGAGTTTAGGCCAACTGGGTGCTGGGAACTTTTGGTTTCAGCCCAGTATCGAGGCGTCTCGCTCAGTTCCTGGGATCACAGGCCTTAACCCTCCCCGAGTTCCGTTCTCTCTGACGACAAGTTCAGGGGACGACGAAAGGAACTGTTACGTGCCCGGTGAAGTGATTTCACCACCTTTGCCATTGTCGAACAATCCATGGGTGGAATCCGTGGTGACTGAGATCACAGACCTTGGCGAGAAGGACGGTGAGACCAGCTACAGGCTGGTGAAGGAGGCCTCGGGATCAAGTACTTCATCAGATAGCCAAAGCTTGGGCCATAGGCTAAATGAGAATGTATCGGAACAAGAAGTGGGAAATGGGTCTAGGAATCCTTATTCCCATGAGGACAATGAAGTCGAGGGTAGGGAGGAGGACAACCAAGGGGAGCATCAAGGGTTTGAGCTTGTCAGCTTACTTACAGCATGTGTTCAAGCGATTGGATTCCGGAATATCGCTGTGATCAATCATTTTATAGCTAAGTTGGGGGAGATTGCTTCGCCCAAAGGAAGCCCTATTAGCCGTCTATCTGCATATTACACTGAAGCTTTGGCCATCCGCGTCACGAGGCTTTGGcctcatatttttcatattaccACTCCTCGGGAGCTTGATCGGGCGGATGAAGACTCTAGCACTGCACTGAGGCTTTTGAACCAGGTGAGCCCAATTCCGAAGTTTCTTCATTTTACATCAAATGAGATATTATTGAGAGCTTTTGAAGGGAAAGACAGGGTTCACATTATAGATTTCGACATTAAGCAAGGGCTTCAGTGGCCGAGTTTGTTCCAGAGTTTAGCTTCCAGGACGAATCCTCCAAGCCATGTTAGAATCACGGGTATTGGTGAGTCCAAGCAAGAATTGAATGAAACGGGAGATAGGCTTGCTGGATTCGCTGAGGCATTGAATCTACCCTTCGAATTTCATCCAGTAGTGGACAGGTTGGAAGATGTGAGGCTGTGGATGCTTCATGTGAAGGAGCAAGAGTGTGTGGCCGTGAATTGTATTTTTCAAATGCACAAGACTCTTTACGATGGGAATGGAGGAGCACTAAGGGATTTTTTGGGACTTATCCGAAGCACAAACCCCAAAGTTGTCATTATGGCAGAACAAGAGGCTGAACACAATGACCCCAG CTCGGTCAGGCTAAAGATAGAGGAGATGTTTGCGCGCGAAATTAAGAACATTATTGCTTGTGAAGGAAGGGACAGGCTTGAAAGGCACGAAAGTTTTGAGAGGTGGAGGAAGTTGATAGAGCAAGGAGGATTCCGATGCATGGGAATAAACGAGAGGGAAATGCTTCAGAGCCAATTGTTGTTGAAAATGTACTCCTGTGAGAACTTCAGCGTTAAGAAGCAAGGACAAGATGGAGCGGCGCTCACTTTAAGTTGGCTAGATCAACCTCTTTACACAATCTCAGCATGGGCGCCCCTTGATGTTGTTGTAGGCAGTTCGTCCTCTTATTCTCAGCCAAGTTGA
- the LOC122289806 gene encoding F-box protein PP2-A12-like, which produces MGADLSVFISGITGSDCSSGSLSLKSEPSLGDLPESCVALVLASLDPPEICKLARLNRAFRGASWADFLWESKLPSNYQVLVRKVFGELPVDLGNREIYARLCRANSFDCETKKFWLHKSTGGVCLSIASKGLSITGIDDRRYWSHIPTEESGFRTVAFVQQIWWFEVDGEVEFPFPMGTYSLFFRLQLGWTSKWFGRKICNTEHVHGWDIKPVQFQLWTSDGQHAASKCFLNETGKWKYYHVGDFVVDKSNAATKINFSMTQIDCTHTKGGLCLDSVVIYPSQFRERLKRF; this is translated from the exons ATGGGTGCCGATTTATCTGTTTTTATCTCAGGCATAACTGGGTCTGATTGTTCCAGTGGGTCTTTGTCTTTGAAATCGGAACCCAGTTTGGGAGACTTACCTGAGAGCTGTGTAGCTTTGGTTCTGGCCTCCTTGGACCCGCCAGAGATTTGCAAATTGGCGAGGCTGAATCGGGCTTTTCGTGGGGCTTCGTGGGCCGATTTTCTGTGGGAATCGAAGTTGCCGTCGAATTATCAAGTTCTTGTTAGGAAAGTGTTCGGTGAGTTGCCGGTGGATTTGGGTAACCGAGAGATATACGCGAGGCTTTGTCGGGCTAATAGTTTCGATTGTGAAACCAAG AAATTTTGGCTGCATAAAAGTACCGGCGGTGTTTGTTTGTCCATTGCTTCAAAAGGGTTATCGATCACGGGGATTGACGATCGAAGATATTGGAGTCATATCCCAACGGAAGAATCTGG ATTTCGCACTGTTGCATTTGTCCAGCAAATTTGGTGGTTTGAAGTTGATGGCGAGGTAGAGTTCCCATTTCCAATGGGGACATATAGCCTATTCTTCAGGCTGCAGCTGGGATGGACATCCAAGTGGTTTGGTCGGAAAATTTGTAACACCGAGCATGTTCACGGATGGGACATAAAGCCAGTGCAGTTTCAGCTATGGACTTCAGATGGTCAGCATGCCGCATCAAAGTGCTTTCTGAATGAAACCGGAAAATGGAAATACTATCACGTTGGGGATTTTGTCGTAGATAAGTCCAATGCAGcaactaaaattaatttctctATGACCCAGATTGATTGCACTCACACCAAAGGTGGTCTCTGTTTAGATTCTGTAGTTATATACCCAAGTCAATTTAGGGAGAGGTTGAAGCGTTTTTAA
- the LOC122289803 gene encoding scarecrow-like protein 28 isoform X1 has translation MLAGCSSSTLLSPRHRLREAPAQLQACHFQLPSMSTQRLDLPCSFSRKDTSRSQPIRPVGLSVEKPIESKTSSCSLKQSVRIPPLATSTQKTSAQTTFIEAKREIKGEFWEQGKSLKRLAEQGSVDDSCISKAKRKKGGGDNGKSDDILGSGRDSLSLGQLGAGNFWFQPSIEASRSVPGITGLNPPRVPFSLTTSSGDDERNCYVPGEVISPPLPLSNNPWVESVVTEITDLGEKDGETSYRLVKEASGSSTSSDSQSLGHRLNENVSEQEVGNGSRNPYSHEDNEVEGREEDNQGEHQGFELVSLLTACVQAIGFRNIAVINHFIAKLGEIASPKGSPISRLSAYYTEALAIRVTRLWPHIFHITTPRELDRADEDSSTALRLLNQVSPIPKFLHFTSNEILLRAFEGKDRVHIIDFDIKQGLQWPSLFQSLASRTNPPSHVRITGIGESKQELNETGDRLAGFAEALNLPFEFHPVVDRLEDVRLWMLHVKEQECVAVNCIFQMHKTLYDGNGGALRDFLGLIRSTNPKVVIMAEQEAEHNDPRLETRASNSLKHYSAIFDSIDYSLPLDSSVRLKIEEMFAREIKNIIACEGRDRLERHESFERWRKLIEQGGFRCMGINEREMLQSQLLLKMYSCENFSVKKQGQDGAALTLSWLDQPLYTISAWAPLDVVVGSSSSYSQPS, from the coding sequence ATGTTGGCTGGGTGTTCTAGTTCTACATTGCTGTCACCAAGACATAGATTGAGAGAAGCACCTGCACAGTTGCAAGCCTGCCATTTCCAGCTGCCTTCAATGAGCACACAGAGATTGGACTTACCATGTAGTTTCTCCCGCAAAGACACCTCGCGCTCGCAGCCCATTAGGCCAGTTGGCCTTTCGGTGGAGAAGCCAATTGAATCGAAGACTAGCAGCTGTTCTCTTAAGCAGAGTGTCCGAATTCCACCTTTAGCGACAAGCACTCAGAAGACGAGTGCTCAGACGACATTTATCGAAGCAAAGAGAGAGATCAAAGGAGAGTTTTGGGAGCAAGGAAAGAGCTTGAAGAGGTTGGCGGAGCAGGGCTCTGTTGATGATTCATGCATTAGTAAAGCCAAGAGGAAAAAGGGCGGCGGTGATAATGGCAAATCCGATGACATTCTGGGAAGTGGACGTGATAGTTTGAGTTTAGGCCAACTGGGTGCTGGGAACTTTTGGTTTCAGCCCAGTATCGAGGCGTCTCGCTCAGTTCCTGGGATCACAGGCCTTAACCCTCCCCGAGTTCCGTTCTCTCTGACGACAAGTTCAGGGGACGACGAAAGGAACTGTTACGTGCCCGGTGAAGTGATTTCACCACCTTTGCCATTGTCGAACAATCCATGGGTGGAATCCGTGGTGACTGAGATCACAGACCTTGGCGAGAAGGACGGTGAGACCAGCTACAGGCTGGTGAAGGAGGCCTCGGGATCAAGTACTTCATCAGATAGCCAAAGCTTGGGCCATAGGCTAAATGAGAATGTATCGGAACAAGAAGTGGGAAATGGGTCTAGGAATCCTTATTCCCATGAGGACAATGAAGTCGAGGGTAGGGAGGAGGACAACCAAGGGGAGCATCAAGGGTTTGAGCTTGTCAGCTTACTTACAGCATGTGTTCAAGCGATTGGATTCCGGAATATCGCTGTGATCAATCATTTTATAGCTAAGTTGGGGGAGATTGCTTCGCCCAAAGGAAGCCCTATTAGCCGTCTATCTGCATATTACACTGAAGCTTTGGCCATCCGCGTCACGAGGCTTTGGcctcatatttttcatattaccACTCCTCGGGAGCTTGATCGGGCGGATGAAGACTCTAGCACTGCACTGAGGCTTTTGAACCAGGTGAGCCCAATTCCGAAGTTTCTTCATTTTACATCAAATGAGATATTATTGAGAGCTTTTGAAGGGAAAGACAGGGTTCACATTATAGATTTCGACATTAAGCAAGGGCTTCAGTGGCCGAGTTTGTTCCAGAGTTTAGCTTCCAGGACGAATCCTCCAAGCCATGTTAGAATCACGGGTATTGGTGAGTCCAAGCAAGAATTGAATGAAACGGGAGATAGGCTTGCTGGATTCGCTGAGGCATTGAATCTACCCTTCGAATTTCATCCAGTAGTGGACAGGTTGGAAGATGTGAGGCTGTGGATGCTTCATGTGAAGGAGCAAGAGTGTGTGGCCGTGAATTGTATTTTTCAAATGCACAAGACTCTTTACGATGGGAATGGAGGAGCACTAAGGGATTTTTTGGGACTTATCCGAAGCACAAACCCCAAAGTTGTCATTATGGCAGAACAAGAGGCTGAACACAATGACCCCAGGTTGGAAACAAGAGCTTCCAATTCACTAAAACACTACTCTGCCATATTTGACTCTATTGATTATAGTCTTCCCTTGGACAGCTCGGTCAGGCTAAAGATAGAGGAGATGTTTGCGCGCGAAATTAAGAACATTATTGCTTGTGAAGGAAGGGACAGGCTTGAAAGGCACGAAAGTTTTGAGAGGTGGAGGAAGTTGATAGAGCAAGGAGGATTCCGATGCATGGGAATAAACGAGAGGGAAATGCTTCAGAGCCAATTGTTGTTGAAAATGTACTCCTGTGAGAACTTCAGCGTTAAGAAGCAAGGACAAGATGGAGCGGCGCTCACTTTAAGTTGGCTAGATCAACCTCTTTACACAATCTCAGCATGGGCGCCCCTTGATGTTGTTGTAGGCAGTTCGTCCTCTTATTCTCAGCCAAGTTGA